Sequence from the Ascaphus truei isolate aAscTru1 chromosome 3, aAscTru1.hap1, whole genome shotgun sequence genome:
acgtattcccatgatctgttatttatattatctgttatttatttgattaccacgtgtattactgctgtgaagcgctatgtacattaatggcgctatatacataaagacatacaatacaatacaatgtcacTTTGGGGTTGCTGACAGCTTTAAGGAGACCTGTAGCTTTAAGGGACTATTAGACTTTAGAGTGTATAGGAAGAAGATGTGGTTATGGGTGTCTTTAAAAACAACTGGCACAttttgtatacagtactgtactgtgcatgACTGTAGAAATAGCGTAAGAAGACATTGAATTCAGCATACCTGCACACTTGTATCACCTATCATTTATTCAAAGAACTCTGGAAGTTGCAAAATACCACTGGGTGACAGTGGCATGCAATTAAGTGCTAtgactgaaccccattaatttcagctctggggactccctgcttcccgatatttacctccatagggggtgcttgTAGTAGCTCCTGCTGGACTAGTTAGGATTCTCGTAATGGCGGCTTCAGAGCTCCTGCAtcctgtgagccaataggaagctgtgacgtcatctcttGCGGCTTCCGCTTGGTCTGAGGGACAAGGACCTGTAAATAGCACTGAGATACTTCGACCCCCTTCGGATGTAAGTATCTCATAAAGCAGggggccccagagctgaaattaatggggttcagctccggagaccccctgcttcaatcctatttaaaaaaaaagaaactacacacacaaaaaacggcATGCTTGGGTTGCTCTTTTAAAAATATTTACACAATAGTAGAAGCAGGATGCCAGCTCAACATCACTCAGTATAGAGTGACTGGATGTACACATTACTGCTGGTAATGATGACCCTTAAGGATAGGTCTTTGGTGTCTGGCCCCAGCAGGATGCAGAGGTGACAGAGAAAAACAGGAAAATAATTTGTTAATGTGGTGATCTGGCATTGACATTGCAATGTACAGTCACATATTTCCCTAAAGAATAAACTGTCATAAAACACTAACCTTACatattatatgcactgttttaaagctGGTAGCATTTCTATTATTTGAAGAACCTTTAGTGAAGgattttagaaatgtttttttttttttaaataagactTTTCCAAGTGTTCAAacgtaaataaaaatattgtgtTTGTTGTAGGTAAATAATGTATATttcaatattatttataatatacagtaatttattttaaagcctcTGTTGTAGCAGTCACTAAACCTATAAATACCACAAATAACATATATCAATATTTATTACATGCTTCTAACTCATATTTCAAAAGAAAGTTTCTGCAGCAGTATTTGCTTTGAAATCACATTGTATAATTATGTTATAGGGAAGACATGAGCATTGAAAATTCCCACCTTATACATTTCCTATAAAATGTGAACATTTTAATGtataaacaacatttttttaaaatagtttttaagaACATACCAAAACAACTGTTTTGTACCATAACACTTAATTTCTTGATTTATCTTGTTTGATAGAGACTCGTAACATTTAACTTTAGTATCAACACAGAATTAGGTGAGCTCAGACCTACCCTTATAACGGAATATATAAGTAACACTACATAATTCACTACCTTAATGGTGTGTGGTGCTATGGAAAAATCCTACACTCCCCCAAAATTGGCTTGCTTTTTATCAATAAAAATCTACATTCTGATCCTAAGTCTTACTGTATATCAAAGGAATTATTTAGTTCcatcttttgatcaaaagatgATTAAGCCTACTAACACGTCAAGGTACCTACACTAAATGCATAATATTTCCTATTTCCATAATTATTTACCTTTATTATGTTTGTCATTTCCTTTTTTTATGATTTGTATGTTTTGTATGATGATTTGTATGTTGACCTAAAACAAACATTGGTTTAATACAGTCTTACAAAATGCTATCAAGGGTTGCTAGAAATTTAGAAGGATCCGTTTCATGGGAAAATTGCGTGTTTTAGAATGGCTTTTTATTTGTAATATTTGTcatttgtatacacacacacacacacacacacacatacacacacacacacacacacacacacacacacacacacacacacacacacacacacacacacacacacacacacacacacacacacacacactcacatacattaCTCCTAAACCCTCAACTAGTTGAAACAGGGTTGCATACAAGATATATGTTTATTCTTTGTTGATCACATTACTATAGGGGTGAAGCAGTGACATTGACAAATATGTAAAAGTAATTGGATATAAGTATAAATGGTTTAATCTCCTGTCCACTAGGTTAATGCTATCTGGTGTTATTAAACACTTACTTTATAGTTTAGGGAAAGGAAATGTTTTCGCAGGTTTGCACTGCAGAATCAGTTCCAGagatacaatataaaaaaaaagacaattgaaTCACTAAATTGCTTGTTGATATATCAGTATCAATTTCTTCTCCTCGACACACTTTCACTTCTTCTCTTTAACAACCAAGATCTCATTGAGCATTCCTGTAAGTACAGATGTGCTCTCCCTTAGTTTCCAGGAAACCACAATAGTGGCGAGTTTAGTACATCCCAATCACATTTTCCCAATGTGGCAGTTTTAATTTGTAGCTACTGATATTTGCTTGTAAAGGCAAGAGAATTCATATAATAAAGTGTATCATGAATGTTTAATAAGGAAATTCCAGAGACAGCTTTATAACCTTTGTGTTAACCAGCATTCACGGGAAACAtagaaaaacatttttaaaaacacAGTTCAAGAAGCAACATTCCATGTGTATTAAATTGGCAACTTTATATGCTTTAAAAAACATTGGGTGAAGATATTCTCTGCCCTGAAAAGTTTTCAATCTAAGTGGTGTGTTGGGAGATTTACAAAGACAAGAGAAATACATATATGTACACTGGCTCATAGAGCATGAATTAGACAGTGAGTAGGTGGACTTCAAAAGGGCAGTGTTGTTATATTTTGCATTTATAGAAATTGTGATCTTTCATGCAGGTTTTGAAcaccggaatgggacatttgctTGTGGCTGTTTTGTCGTGACCAAATGGCCTCTGGCGTTCGGCTGCACATAGACCCTGTGCCGCAGCCGATCTGCTGCTGGACACTGAGCCGCCGTCCGCTTCTAACATAAGGTACATTTTagtgtttagggtaggggtttcgTTTTAGGGGTTttgggggttaactttaggggtattagcggttagggtatggggttcaTTTTAGGGGTTTTaatggttagggtaggggattaactaatggggttttagcggttagggattaaggtttttagggtagaaggtagcattagtattaggggttaaccgaggattttagggtaagggttaaggttaggaagaTTTCAGGAAGTAAGATTTAGAGACATATTTTAATGAAAGGGAAATGAGTTTAGCAGCACAGTTTTGAATAGATCTTAGGGTATGGACCGGGGACAGGAATAGGGGTTAGTAGACAGTTGCAATCAATGAGATAGGAGAAAATCTGGGCATAGAAATGTGTTTTATCTGTAGAACAATAAAGGAAGGAACATTTAAAAAGAGTGTGAATTtgaaaggaggggaggaaagcACGAAATGTAATGCTGTGATTACCTTGGTAACATGTATGCTACTGGTTGGATGCTAGTTTTACTCACTATGCTTTAGAAGGATGCACTGGCTGCTGataaaatgttacatttatttcAAGGTTgtcttgttgacattcaaagcactacatgaccaGGGTTCCCGCAATCTGAAAGAGCTTCCAGTTCCATACACTTCTATTCACTCACTTCGATCTacagatgaaggactcctaacagttcccagaatctgcTTGACTTGCTTTGGGGCCCAAGCTTTATCCCAGTCTTTGGAATAGTCTGCCCCATATAGTTCGAGAGGCCCCCTCTATGGGAATCTATTCAgatatttaattaatgaaccacaacctgaccggcatttaatagctacagtactgtCACATCCTGTAttgcaagggtgcgcaaactggggggcacgcccccctggggggcgggTGACTTTGCTGGGGAGGCATGGGCCATTGCAGAGGCCCGGCACTCTTCCCCactgcatttaaaataaatgccggggaatttcatgaggcctctgcaaaacTTTACTTACCCAGATTCAGCCTCTCtgtgatgcatcgccatggcaacacggcgtcaaatgacgctgcggggacATGTGATGTGACGTGacgccgtgggtcacgtgacatcacatgaccccacagcatcatttggcGCAGCTCTAAGGTAGGAAGGGGGGCAGGCGATGCAGCAGGGAAGACAGGGAggtgcagcacaaaaagtttgcgctcccctgctgtattgtatattttcttttgtttggtttcttttgtaaccttaaatgttttcttatttttccctttttgtaactgtgaagcacTTTCAGTCCCATTGGGAataaagcactatataaatagaGTTATTGTTATTTTATTAATAGGCTCTGGTTTTGGTGAGAGATTGAAAAGCTCTGTTTTGAACATTTTAAGTTTAAAGAGACAAAAAGGCATCCAGGATAATTTTGTACAGAAACATTCTAATTCTGGAGACTGGACTTTGGGTTCTGGGTTGTTATTTATATATGAGGCTTTTGTATATAGAGGTAACATCTTAAACCAGGTGAGTGCATAAACTCACCCAGTGAAAGTGTACAGACAGTTTATTTAAAGGAACCAGAACAGAGGTCTGAGGTATATACCGACAGGTCGAGTGAGGTGGAGAAGGAGTTAGCAAAGGAGAATTATTGATAGTAAGAGGAAATCCAAGCAAACTATTCTTTTCATGGGAATGTATGTAGATATTGTTTGGCTTACATACAGATgaagccaccagtatccgatcacttgcctgggtaaaaactaaggcacctcactgtaaatgcctcaacatttcagtGAGGTTCAGTTTGAATTGGACtgaagggaccccctgctgtgttaatctgatgggccattagtctggctgcagaaatctcacagaaatgttgcagtttattggtagattgccccagattttccaaggcaagtgatcggatactggtggctgcttCTGTACAGATATAGTAATTTCTGCTGCATCTACTGTAATGGTGCTGTATGGTATGATGTTCTCTCCATATGCTCTGAAAAATGTatgatatttaagtaataatcccctcagaacagggcattactggtcaataatgccttggctggaagagttgaaggctcgaggtgaagccgagggactttaacccagacagtgcattattggccagtaatgccatgttcggaggggattattactattatagtctaaatgtaggcttatttttgtatttgttttcataaaaaaagagccacttttgtagtcatattgattttttatcAGCATTGTCTACATTATTTTGCTTTtattgcaagtttattaaaaggaaatttacatacacacagcttctccacacacacacacacacacacacacacacacacacacacacacacacacacacacacacacacacacacacacacacacacacacacactacagctcccctctatatacacaaacacactctgcagccccctcctctagacccacaaacactgcagcccccctccaccctctatattcacaaaacacacaacacacacagcaggcccccctacacccacaaacacagactgcagctccctgtaaacccacaaaacttcagacacacacaccaaaacacactctgcagccctccttcaccctctacacccacttacacacacacacacacacacacacacacacacacacacacacacacacacacacacacacacacacacacacacacacacacacacacacacacacacactgtgaagcCCTCTCTACACCcataaaacacactgcagacacccacacacacaaaacagactgctgccccctctagatccacaaaacacacaccaacagccacccctctacatccactgcagccccctgtaaacccacacactgcagacacgcaatacactctgcacccctcctccacccacaaaacacacactgcagcctcccctctgaacccacaaacacacacaaaccaacaaaacagactctgccacctctacatccacaaaacacacactagcAGTCCCGTCCCTACACCCACTGCATTCCCCTGtatcccacacactgcagacacacacacacacaaaacaccaaaaaaacactctgctggccccctttacacccacaaaacacacacagacacacaaacctttcatctcactctcctgtgcagagctctctgcaggcagggtgagggaggagtcagtgctttGTTGCTGCCTCCTGGCCAATCACTCCCCTGTTTGAGAGCTGATCTCACACTTTGCCCCGAATTTAACAGTTTTAGCCTATAATCTGTGTTATACTGTAATGCAATATTCTGCAGTACAGTGTAAGCATTAAAAGGGAGAGCAAAGACATCTGCTAAATGTGTAGATCTATACTGGCTCATGAGATCTCAAGCAAGATGTCGTGTTAAAAAAACTGATTTATTTGGCATGTTTTATTAGTATTGCTAATTCGTATTTTCATCTTGTCTGTGTCTTTTTGATGCTAAAATAATATTAAAACTTAAAAGAGTCATTTTTGCCACACACACTAATCAGACTGTATGTTTAAATTAGTACATTTAGGTAAACTGTTTAATATTTACTTTCTTCTTTGTCTTCATTGCATATCACAGGTGGCATCCCAACCTATTGTATCTAAGATAAACAGCCTATATGACAAAGGGAGACACTAAACTGATTATATAATTGAATTGGATAGTGTCCCACAGCTGTATCTTCTGGGTCTGCTCTAGATAAGAATGGAAGATAATGTTAGTTTTTGAGTTCATGCATATAGACTTTTAATATTTCATAggtttgtttttaacattttgaaaaaaattgcatttttcGTGAAGGTGCTTCAAACAATAACATACATCTCACCCTAGTGGACATATGGGACAGACTAAAGACGAGGATGCCTCTTGCTTCCCTGCTTCTATTAGTTCCTCATCAATGTGGCTATGCAGTATCATTCGATATTGTACCCTGAATTCTCTACTATCATTATACTTGGTCTGTGTGGGTAACGTTTCCTAACAGTAACCCAAATGCATTATCCATTTCGTCAGTAACAATGTTAAAATGTACTAtgcattattttcttttttagacATTTCAATTACATTAATTTAaccacaaaagacaaaaaaaagtaaACAAAATGCAGTACAAATACTCTGCTGTTATTGACAACATTGAAAAGCTTACAAACTACACCAGACTCCCGGCTCCTAAGATTCTTATTGGGACATACTATAATGAGTATACAGTAGATCTCGTTGTTCAAAAGCAACAATGCATCGATAAAAGTATCAATGCCTGTTTTAGAAAATATAGTATTTATTTGCGTTTAAAATAATGCAATATTCCAGTCCTgccatctgtttttatttgtgtaaTGTTCCACATCTGAGTACCAATAAATATCAAAGTGCTTACATTTGAATACTATTGTAATATGACCACTTCAAACATACATTGTATAGGTcatgaggcatactgtatatttttaaacCGCTGGTTTGATTTGCATTTAATGTTTGCGTGGTGGGAATGCCATATGTTAACTATGATGAACTGCTGCTGAGCATGGTCATGTAAAGTAAATAGCATAATCTTTCAAAAACTGTGAATCTACATACATCTGTTAAAATGTGCAATTTCTCTCCCATTGTTATTGTATTACATGTTGCAATAGTGGGGTAAAAAATTGCactcaataaaaatatgtatttatgtcAGATGTTAGGATACTTAAAACCGATGCATCGGTATATTGGTCATACTATAAAAGTATGTAATTGAAAATGCAGTTGATATAGGGAATTACTAAGGCATAGAAAGCTCTTCTTTTTCATTTTTACAGCCACATACACATGTAataatctgtatgtatgtatatatataatgtgtttcTTAATAATGTTATAAGAATTTAAAGAAAAGTGTTTTTCAAAGGAACAGACCTTACCTACAGTTTTCCCATTAGTATACTGTACACCAAGCAGTGGCATGTAATACATAATGATGAGAAGCACTACAGCAGCCATGAAACTGCACTGCTGAGAAGAATAAATTCAGAGCAGTGGAGCAGCCTGTGCTGGAATGCGACAAGTTGGAAGAGAGAAGTCGCTCTGATGATCATTTGCTGACCCTACTAAGCAGCAAATCGTCTGTGATTTCTTTTAATTCTCCAAGATTTGGCAGTCAAGGATTAATCTTTCTCATCAATACTGTCACAGCAGAGGGAAGTCAATTGGAGATGTCACTGGAGCGCCTGCTGCTTTTTCTAAGCTTTACAAATTGCTGGTGAACAAGTCTGAAACTAAACAAGCCCTTTTGACACATACATTTGAAGCAAGATCTGGATAATTAGCATCTCTGCTCTCATCTAACAGGCACGTCTACAGCTTTATGATATAAGACTTGGAAAGGCAATTCTGTGTCTTCTGGGCTACTGGGTGTATTTTCTATTGCTCACCGTTTTATTGATTGTTTCTCTAGTGTCTGAGACAACTATTGCATTTTTTTTGCGTAACAATGATGGTTTCCCTGTTGACAAAACCTTAACACTACGGGGCAGTAGAGAATTGTACTGCAGCAGTAAAACCAGGCAAACAGCAGATGCTGCGGAAGTCTACGAATCACATAACTTACACGAATGAAAAAATATTAGCAGATAACAGAAAAACAGAAGCATTGTGTGACTGGAAATTATAAGGAATAGAGAGGGGGGAACACAAGAGCAAATATTTGTGAGACGGGATGAGAGAGGAACAGGGAGCAATGCAGACAAGGAATATGTGTGAGTGTGGCAGCTACAATAATATGGAAATCGAATGACACATAGAACATGTCAGCACTGATGCAGCAGAAACAAACAATCAATTGTTTATCTTTACAGAATGTATGTTATTGGTGACAATAAGAAAACTGGCAGGTAGATTTTATAAATCACGATGCCCAAACGCTGTTGATCACCCGGTGTcatatccacccccccccctccctaaccccccaGAAATAATAAAGCAGACACTGCAGATGACCTTCTAGAGATTGTATGTTACAGAAAACTTTTCTACACCTGTTATGGGGAGAAGCACATCTTTCCACCTTATCTGACTATGCTCAATTCGGTAGCTCAGGCTCTTcaatggggggtaggggggggcaaaaggtTGATCGTTTCTTTGCAATGAATATGAAATGACACAAACTGCCGAATCATTGTTGAAATCCACGAATGAAAAGCACATcagccccagcagcagcagcagcagcagcagcagcagcagcctccaCAAGCACCTGCACCACTCCTGCACCCTGGCTGTCCATAGCTTGGAATGTCTAATGTTACATCTCAATGGTGAGATCAGTTCAACCCCAGGAGCCTGCTGGTGATGCAGCAGAGGGTGATGTGCGTTTCCCAGTGattcctctccttcccttcccctcccatgCCTCCACCTCCTGAGCTCCTTCTTGTTCCCATCCTGCCCAGAGCTGGCCAATGCGCCAGGATAGAGAGATCTGGGTGCCGGGGATGACGCAGAAGAGCGAGCTCCCCCCAAAAAAGTGTTTCAGGACGAAGATGGCGGCAACTTAGCACAGGACCAAGATGACTGTGGCCATCAGCAGGCAAAACCCAGGGTATTCCGCCCAGGTTGCAAAGGAGAAGACACCCGGCTGAATCCACGCTCCAGCAGTGAGATCTGTGGGAAGCATCCTCCGGCTTGtcagtgagaggaagggggacagGCTGATGAAAGTGCTCTGTGGAGAAGCAGAGATCTCAGCACGGtcaggagggaggaaggggagagacatGCAGtcactgggaagcaggattttctCAGGAGCGCGATGGATAACAGGGATATGATGAAGATGACAATGCCTGGGTTCACCTCTTTATTATTTCCTCTAATTGGATGGATATAGCCGATCAGCAGCACTGCGAGAAGTCAGATCCTGCCGTGGGCAAACGCTGTGCAAGGGGCTTAGCGCAAAGAACAGATAAGGAAGAGAGAAAAAGCCAATCAACCCCCAAGTCAATGAATATTGTGGTGACACTAGCAAAGGAGCCTTCACGGTGGAGCCGGCCAGAGCAGCGCGTTCCCAAAATATGACCAGGGGTGCTTGGATGTGTCGGCAGTATGATGACAGCTTAAAAATCTGGTTTGCACCCCGGGAGAACGAAAAACCCTTCACTGATTCCGAGAGGGCTCAGAAATGGCGACTGTCTTTAGCATCTCTCTTGTTCTTCACAGTCCTGCTTTCTGATCATTTGTGGTTCTGCGCTGAGGCGAAATTGACAAGGACCAGAGACAAAGAGCAGGACACCTTACCTTCAACTAGCATGGCTGATCAATTTCCATCAGTGGAAGGACATTTACTTTCACCCACCCTTCAATCATCTCAAAAGAGCCTTAGTAAAGGCAAAAAAGCTATTTTTCTAGGAAATTCTACCAAACCTCGGTGGCGGCTAGAAACGTGTTACCCACATAGTTCACCTGGTCAATGTTTTAGTGTCGATGACGCTGAATCTGTCTGTAGGAACTTGAGTGAGGGGGCAAGGAATAAGCCTACTCACTTCAACTTGAGTAATTTTTACCTTTCATTTTGTAATTCCTATACACTTTCGGATTTGTTTAATGGGCTGTCAAAACCGGAGACTGTCAACTGTAGTGGAGACGTGGTGGAGAATGGGGATGTAGCTACTTGCAGGCAGTGTGTCCAGGCTTACCAACGCTTCGACCAGGAAGCTCAGGAGAAATATGACGAGTTTGAGGTTTTgctacagaaatatttacaatcGGATGAGTATTCTGTGAAATCCTGTTCTGAAGACTGCAAGGTAGGAAACTGATTTGCTATTTCTTGGCTTTTGCTGGAAAGCCCATGGTTGGCTTTACTAGTTAAGTGA
This genomic interval carries:
- the NALF1 gene encoding NALCN channel auxiliary factor 1; the protein is MTRGAWMCRQYDDSLKIWFAPRENEKPFTDSERAQKWRLSLASLLFFTVLLSDHLWFCAEAKLTRTRDKEQDTLPSTSMADQFPSVEGHLLSPTLQSSQKSLSKGKKAIFLGNSTKPRWRLETCYPHSSPGQCFSVDDAESVCRNLSEGARNKPTHFNLSNFYLSFCNSYTLSDLFNGLSKPETVNCSGDVVENGDVATCRQCVQAYQRFDQEAQEKYDEFEVLLQKYLQSDEYSVKSCSEDCKTVYKSWLCSQNFDVTQFECSSKIPCKQYCLEVQTRCPFILPDNDDVVYGGLSSFICTGLYENNPTNAEPECCDVRWELISDNQSKGTKKPHDSTLCHRTSLTASSASRLCNSRLKLCVLVLILLHTVLTVSAAQNSTGLGFGSITILEDNTTNEE